A section of the Meles meles chromosome 8, mMelMel3.1 paternal haplotype, whole genome shotgun sequence genome encodes:
- the PAFAH1B2 gene encoding platelet-activating factor acetylhydrolase IB subunit alpha2 — translation MSQGDSNPAAIPHAAEDIQGDDRWMSQHNRFVLDCKDKEPDVLFVGDSMVQLMQQYEIWRELFSPLHALNFGIGGDTTRHVLWRLKNGELENIKPKVIVVWVGTNNHENTAEEVAGGIEAIVQLINTRQPQAKIIVLGLLPRGEKPNPLRQKNAKVNQLLKVSLPKLANVQLLDTDGGFVHSDGAISCHDMFDFLHLTGGGYAKICKPLHELIMQLLEETPEEKQTTIA, via the exons ATGAGCCAAGGAGACTCAAACCCAGCAGCTATCCCACATGCAGCAGAAGATATTCAAGGAGATGACAGGTGGATGTCTCAG CACAACAGATTTGTCCTGGACTGTAAAGACAAAGAGCCTGATGTACTGTTTGTGGGGGATTCCATGGTGCAGCTAATGCAGCAGTACGAG atatGGCGAGAGCTTTTTTCCCCACTTCATGCACTGAATTTTGGAATTGGGGGAGATACAACAAGACATGTTTTGTGGAGACTAAAGAATGGAGAACTGGAGAATATTAAACCTAAG GTCATTGTGGTCTGGGTAGGAACAAACAACCATGAAAATACGGCGGAAGAAGTAGCAGGTGGAATCGAGGCCATCGTCCAACTTATTAATACAAGGCAGCCGCAGGCCAAAATCATTGTATTG GGTTTGTTACCTCGAGGTGAGAAGCCCAACCCGTTGAGACAAAAGAATGCCAAGGTGAACCAGCTCCTCAAGGTTTCCCTGCCGAAGCTCGCCAACGTCCAGCTTCTGGACACGGACGGGGGCTTCGTGCACTCGGACGGTGCCATCTCCTGCCACGACATGTTTGATTTTCTGCACCTCACAGGAGGGGGCTACGCCAAGATCTGCAAACCCCTGCATGAACTGATCATGCAGTTATTGGAGGAGACCCCGGAGGAGAAACAAACCACCATCGCCTGA